In Streptomyces sp. Li-HN-5-11, the sequence CGTTGCCGGCATCCGGCTGCTTGCCGGCGCTGGTGCGCACCGTGATGCGGGGCACCGTGTAGACACGGGTGCCCAGCAGCAGTTCCTGGTTGCGGTACGGCGACGTCCCGAAGGCGGCGACGCCCGTGCCTCCCTGGGCGGGGGCTTCCGTGGAGCGCACGGTGACCAGGGGCGGCACGTCCTGGCGGGTGACGGTCACCCCGCTGCCGTCCTGCGGGAACCAGTTCTGGTGCGGGTCCGGCGGCGAGTGCACCCGGGCGCCGACGGAGAAGACCGCGTCCGTGACGGCGTTGTCCAGGCTCTGCACGTTCCGGCCCCGCGAGGTCCAGCCGCCGCCGAGGGCGGTGAGCATGCGGCTGTACACGTCGGCGGTGAGGCTGCTGTAGTACTGGGCTCCCTGGCCGCCCACCATCAGCGGGTCGTTGCCCACGGTCTCCTCACGGCCCGGGTCGGTGCGGTAGCGGGGCCAGTCGTCGGCCTGCGCGATCGCGTCCGCCTGCCGCTGCTGCCGGGCTCCCCAGGGCGCGTAGTCGTCCAGGTGCGCGAGCCGCAGCCGGGTGGCCACGGCGGAGGTGGCGGTGGCCTCGCCGAACTGGGTGCAGATCAGCAGCACCACGGCGAGCGCCGCGAGCAGGGAGCGGCGCCGCACGTCGCCGACGGGGCGTGCGCCCTCGCCGGTGACGCCCGCGCCGTCGCCGGCCGGGTGCTCGCGCTGTGCGCGGTTCAGCAGGAACAGCCCGGCCAGGGCGCCGGCGGCCGACACGCCCAGGATGGGCCAGACGAAGGAGCGCACCAGGCCGCTCCCGCTCGCCACGGCGGCGATCAGTGCGAGCAGCGCGCCGGCCGCGCCCAGCGCGCGCCGGCCGGGGGCGCCGTAGGACAGGGAGTGCCAGGCGGCGATCACCAGCAGGCCGCACACCACGAAGGTCTGGCGGTACGGGCTGCCGTTCGGGGTGGTGAAGGCGTGCCAGGCCAGATGGGTCGGCGTCCACTGCATCGACAGCACCGCCAGGAGCACGAGCACGCTCCACCCGGCGCGTACGCGTGTCGGGACCGCGCGGTGGAAGGGCAGGGCGAGGGCCAGCAGCAGCGCGGTCATGCCGACGTACAGGCCGGGGGAGCTGAAGCCGTACGTCGTCGGCAGCATGCGGGCCAGCAGGTCCTGCGTGGCCACGGGCGAGAAGGTCGTGACCCGGCCCGGGTAGGCGTGCTTGGTGCCGAAGTAGATCACGATCACCAGCGGTGCGGACAGGCCCACGCCGAGGGCGACCGTGGCCGCGGCCCGGCCCGCCACGCCGAGCGCCCGCCGGCGCGGGAGGCCGGAGAGCCACAGCCGCAGGAGGAGTACGAGGCCGGCGCCGAGCGTGGCCATGTACCCGGTGTAGAAGTTGGCGATCCAGGCCAGCGCCACGACCAGCACGCCCAGCAGCCGGCGCCGTCCGGCCAGCGCCCACTCGCCGACCAGGCACAGCAGGGGCAGCGCGACGAGGCCGTCGAGCCACATCGGGTTGTACGAGCCGTCCGCCACGGACCAGCCGCACAGGGCGTAGGCGGCGCCCAGCAGCCCCGCCGCCCACCAGCGGCCCGGCCTGAGGCTCAGCAGCAGCCACGCCATGGCGGCGCCGGCGCACGCCGTCTTCAGCACGATGACCACGTACACCGCGAGGTCGATCTCGTCCCGCGGGAACACCGCGACGAGCAGGGCGAACGGGCTGCTGAGGTACGTCCCGAGGTCGGGCAGGAAGCTGGAGCCGAACCCGGACTGCCAGTTGATCAGCAGGCCGCCGTCGGCCTTGCCGTGCAGCAGGTCCCACAGGTGCGCGTGGAAGGGCACGTACTGGTTGCCCAGGTCGTTGACGTCGCGGGTGCGCGGGCCGAACGGATAGCTGCGGGCGATGGTGTCCGCGGTGCAGAACACCGTCGCGGTGATCACCGCGGCGAGCAGCGCGGCTGCCTGCCGCGGTCCTCCCCGCAGGGTTGGGCGATCCATTTTCGGCAGGCTCCCAGGAAATTCGGGACGTAGGTGTCTCGGCCGGGGAGATCAGTCCCCGGGCGCCGCACATTCGCCGACTCGGACCGGCGTTCTTTGCGGACGGTTGCAGCACCGCCCGAAAATAATGCCGCGAATCCAGAATGCGCAGGGTGGAATGTTTATGAATTCCATGGCACCAAGGGAAACGAGGATCGTCGCCCGAATGATCCGGGGGTTAATGCTTTCCGGCGGGCCGGTCGGCCGCCGACCGGCACCGCGCGAGGGCGGGCGGCGGCCGCGCGAGACGGCATGCGGTCGCCGGTGTGCGGCGCGGGCTGCTCCCGCCCGGGGAGCAGTCCGCGCCGGATCCGGACGCTGCCTCTGCCTGATCCGCGGGAAGGTGATGGAGTTCGCCGGGAAGGTGTACGTGAACGGCCGGCGACCGAGGTGAAGGCGGACGTGACCGGGGCGACCGCGGTGGAGGTCCCGGTGTTCACCGCGTCGGGCGCGGCCGCGAGGGCGGTCACCCGGGCCAGGGTGACCTGCCGGCCCCGCACTTCTTGTTGTCGTCGGTGGAGTACTCGAAGACGGCACCTCAGGTGGAGGGCAGGAGCACGTCGACAAGGCGATCGTTCGGTGCGGCCGGCGGGCTACGACCGCGAAAGTTGTGCGGGCACGCCGTCCAGCCGGAGGTTCCAGCGGCCCGCGCGGCCCGTGACGGTGGTCGTCGACAGCGGGCGGACGTCGATGTTCCAGTACGTCGACGGCGGCGCCTTCAGGACGTGGACCAGGGCGGCCCGGATCACCGAGGGCTCGGCCACCGCGACGACCTTGCCGCCGTCCTCGACGGGCCGGGTGTCGAGCCAGCCGCCGACGCGGGCGATGAAGTCCAGCAGCGACTCGCCGCCGTGCGGCCTGGCCCGCGGGTCGGCCAGCCAGGCGTCCACAGCCTGGGGCTCACGGGCCATCGCCTCGCCGAGGGTGAAGCCGCGCCACCGGCCCATGTCGCAGTCGCGCAGGGCCAGTTGGGCGAGGGGGGCGTAGCCGAGGGCGTCGCCGGTGGCGCGGCTGCGCGGGGTCGGCGAGCAGTAGCGCAGCTCGGCGGCGGCCAGCGGCAGCAGGTCCTGGGCGACGCGCAGCACGTCCGCCCAGCCGGCCCGGTCCAGCGGCCGGTCGTCATCGAAGCGTTCCGCGAGCAGCGGGGAGCTGCGCGCCGCTGCGACGAACGTGACCCGAAGAGGCATGCGGCGATGGTGAGCCGCGAGACTGCGCAGGTCAAGAGGTGTTACCCGCCAGATTCCGGGGGCGTCTCACCCGAGAGCGAGCGCCATCCACTGCTCGGGCCGCTCCAGCGGACGGAAGCCGACCTTCTCGTACACGCCGTGCGCGTCGTGCGTGGCGAGCAGGATGCGGCGCAGTCCGCAGGGCCGCAGGTGCTCGCGTACGGCCGCCACCATCGCGGTGCCGATGCCCTTGCCGCGCACGGACGGGTCGACGTAGACGTCGCACAGCCACGCGAAGGTGGCGTGGTCGGTGATGACCCGGGCATACGCCATCTGATCCCCCGAAACCGTCTCGAACACGCCGAAGTTGAGCGAGCCCGCGATCGCCCGGTCCTGCTTCTCCCGCGTCCGCCCGATCGCCCAGTACGCGTCCGTGGACAGCCAGCGGTGGACGCGCTCGGCGTCGATGCGGGCGGGGTCGGTGGAGATCTCGTAGCCGTCGGCGAGGCGCGGGAAGTCGGTCATGCCGGGAGACTGGCAGCCCGCGCAGGCCGTGTCGAACCGTTTTCCCGCGCTACCGCACCTCGTCACGGGCCGCCCGCAGACGCCGTACGCCCTCGGTGATCTCGGTCGTGCCGCCGACCGCGGCGAAGCTCAGGCGGACATGGGCGGCCGGGGGTTCGGCGCTGAAGTAGGGGCGACCGGGGGCGATCGCGACGCCGGCGCGCAGGGCGGCGGCGGTGAAGGCGTGCTCGTCCATGCCGTCCGGCAGGCGCAGCCACAGGTGGTAGCCGCCGGACGGGACGTGCGGGAGGGCGAGTTCGGGCAGGCACAGCCGCAGCGCGGCCGTCATGGCGTCGCGGCGGGTCTTCAACTCGGCGGAAACGGCGCGCAGATGGCGGGGCCAGGCGGGTGAGCCGACGAGTTCCACAGCCGCCTCCTGCAGCGGCCTCGGCACGAAGAAGGTGTCCACCACCTGGATGGCGCGCAGCCGTTCCAGCACCGGTCCGCGTGCGGTCAGCGCGCTGACCCGGAAGCTGGGCGAGGTCGCCTTGGTGAGCGAACCGACGTGCACGACCACCCCGTCCGCGTCGTCGGCGGCCAGTGGCGGCGGAAGGGGGCCCGCGTCCTCGTGCACCAGCCGTCGTACGAAGTCGTCCTCGACGACGAAGGCGGAGGCCTCGCGGGCGATCCGCAGCACGTGGGCACGCCGGCCGGGCGCGAGCACCGCGCCGGTCGGGTTCTGGAACAGCGGCTGGCAGACGAACACCCGGGCACCGGTCGCCCGGAAGGCGTCCGCCAGCAGTTCCGGTCGCACGCCGTCGGCGTCGACCGGCACGGGCACGGGCCGCAGGCCCGAGGAGCGGGCGATGGCCAGCATGCCCGGGTAGGTGGGCGACTCGACCAGCACCGGGGCGCCGGGCGGGGCGAGTGCGCGCAGG encodes:
- a CDS encoding YfhO family protein; amino-acid sequence: MDRPTLRGGPRQAAALLAAVITATVFCTADTIARSYPFGPRTRDVNDLGNQYVPFHAHLWDLLHGKADGGLLINWQSGFGSSFLPDLGTYLSSPFALLVAVFPRDEIDLAVYVVIVLKTACAGAAMAWLLLSLRPGRWWAAGLLGAAYALCGWSVADGSYNPMWLDGLVALPLLCLVGEWALAGRRRLLGVLVVALAWIANFYTGYMATLGAGLVLLLRLWLSGLPRRRALGVAGRAAATVALGVGLSAPLVIVIYFGTKHAYPGRVTTFSPVATQDLLARMLPTTYGFSSPGLYVGMTALLLALALPFHRAVPTRVRAGWSVLVLLAVLSMQWTPTHLAWHAFTTPNGSPYRQTFVVCGLLVIAAWHSLSYGAPGRRALGAAGALLALIAAVASGSGLVRSFVWPILGVSAAGALAGLFLLNRAQREHPAGDGAGVTGEGARPVGDVRRRSLLAALAVVLLICTQFGEATATSAVATRLRLAHLDDYAPWGARQQRQADAIAQADDWPRYRTDPGREETVGNDPLMVGGQGAQYYSSLTADVYSRMLTALGGGWTSRGRNVQSLDNAVTDAVFSVGARVHSPPDPHQNWFPQDGSGVTVTRQDVPPLVTVRSTEAPAQGGTGVAAFGTSPYRNQELLLGTRVYTVPRITVRTSAGKQPDAGNDSRPGLRIGTSGRKAGAHKPTITAQCPAGDEVYLWAPHFSGTARLTGEAATGPTGLFRSDYPVSKIAAMEPLGRVPASGHVRIELSPNRTGTVPDGAVGCLDTGKLNSAVQRLKATGATRVSVDDGTVRAELPAGSKGTAVVAAPRIAGWRCAAGNAPAVPAKEYYGLIAVPLDGSATSITCSFHPPGLRLGAAVGGAALLALAVLGAVAAVRRRRASGRPALPTTTRPRERTAAAL
- a CDS encoding histidine phosphatase family protein, which translates into the protein MPLRVTFVAAARSSPLLAERFDDDRPLDRAGWADVLRVAQDLLPLAAAELRYCSPTPRSRATGDALGYAPLAQLALRDCDMGRWRGFTLGEAMAREPQAVDAWLADPRARPHGGESLLDFIARVGGWLDTRPVEDGGKVVAVAEPSVIRAALVHVLKAPPSTYWNIDVRPLSTTTVTGRAGRWNLRLDGVPAQLSRS
- a CDS encoding GNAT family N-acetyltransferase; protein product: MTDFPRLADGYEISTDPARIDAERVHRWLSTDAYWAIGRTREKQDRAIAGSLNFGVFETVSGDQMAYARVITDHATFAWLCDVYVDPSVRGKGIGTAMVAAVREHLRPCGLRRILLATHDAHGVYEKVGFRPLERPEQWMALALG
- a CDS encoding PLP-dependent aminotransferase family protein, translating into MYERSSVGELAQRLRQELDRYSPGGKLPSSRVLVERYRVSPVTVSRALAQLAAEGLVVTRPGAGAFRARPRAAAAPAGDTSWQEIALSADGAADLVPRTVDASGVTVSLAAPPPGVIEFNGGYLHPSLQPERAMAAALSRAGRRPGAWGRPPLEGLAELREWFARSIGGPDGTVTAAEVLITAGGQSALTTALRALAPPGAPVLVESPTYPGMLAIARSSGLRPVPVPVDADGVRPELLADAFRATGARVFVCQPLFQNPTGAVLAPGRRAHVLRIAREASAFVVEDDFVRRLVHEDAGPLPPPLAADDADGVVVHVGSLTKATSPSFRVSALTARGPVLERLRAIQVVDTFFVPRPLQEAAVELVGSPAWPRHLRAVSAELKTRRDAMTAALRLCLPELALPHVPSGGYHLWLRLPDGMDEHAFTAAALRAGVAIAPGRPYFSAEPPAAHVRLSFAAVGGTTEITEGVRRLRAARDEVR